The following are from one region of the Candidatus Obscuribacterales bacterium genome:
- the feoB gene encoding ferrous iron transport protein B: MTPVVVYPEKTASIGVDAGKSTTLQLDTIVLAGNPNVGKSVIFNALTGAQADVSNYPGTTIDIASGKMGDYHLADTPGVYGVSSFNDEERAARRMILEADLVVNVASALSLDRDLFLTQQLIDMQKPMLLVLNQFDEAIARGVTIDIDKLVQLLGIPVLTCVAVKGQGIEEIKSNIKNACVGNVSALITDLVKPLLAHGLSPSEALLVIEGDEPTASMHNLTAGKWRSEIYKERRKRVNDIVAQVVSVAKSRESLLIKLGRLLLHPIYGNVVAILVCYFIFYQFLGVFIAGNIVDITEKKGMRVFYEPAVRRICANVFPSVITVGNTTYAYPNGTFSVPDQAGLMDAEMTSTPADDVKWNFWPKAGILEFLGNALVGDYGVLTLTVTYLIGLLMPLVLGFYLGLSLLEDSGYLPRLAVIVDRLMTKIGLNGRAIIPLILGLGCVTMATITTRLLTTRREKIIATALLGVAIPCSAQLGVVSGTLAKSGGPIAWSVYGTVVFGILALTGLLLNMVMPGQSGALVIDLPPMRLPRMSNVLKKTWKKSWNFFRESVPMFALAGLVVTFAQVAGLLDWFINLLQPIVVNWLKLPNDPRIATTFILGIVRRDFAAFGLTDVSLTAVQAVVAMIVITLFVPCIATVGVMIKERGPKVALTIWVGSWLCAFAIGGLLAEVLPTIFAYFHA, translated from the coding sequence TTGACGCCGGTAGTTGTTTATCCTGAAAAGACCGCCAGCATTGGAGTCGATGCAGGTAAAAGCACTACTTTGCAATTGGATACGATTGTTCTTGCCGGCAACCCCAACGTTGGAAAATCTGTAATTTTTAATGCTTTGACAGGCGCCCAAGCTGATGTTTCCAACTACCCAGGCACAACTATTGACATCGCCTCTGGAAAAATGGGCGACTATCATCTGGCAGATACGCCGGGCGTTTATGGTGTCTCCAGCTTCAACGATGAAGAACGCGCGGCAAGACGCATGATCTTAGAGGCAGATCTCGTTGTAAATGTAGCCTCCGCCTTGAGTCTTGATCGTGATCTCTTTTTGACACAGCAATTGATTGATATGCAAAAGCCTATGCTTCTCGTGCTCAATCAATTTGACGAAGCAATTGCGCGTGGTGTCACTATCGATATAGACAAACTGGTGCAATTGCTGGGCATACCGGTGTTAACCTGCGTTGCCGTGAAAGGTCAGGGAATTGAAGAAATCAAATCCAACATCAAAAATGCATGCGTGGGAAATGTAAGCGCCTTGATTACGGATCTCGTCAAACCACTACTTGCGCATGGCCTTTCACCTTCAGAAGCACTTTTAGTAATTGAAGGTGATGAACCAACCGCATCGATGCACAACCTAACAGCCGGCAAGTGGCGATCAGAAATTTATAAAGAACGCCGCAAGCGCGTTAACGACATTGTTGCGCAAGTGGTATCAGTTGCAAAAAGCCGAGAGTCATTGTTAATAAAGCTTGGTCGCCTTTTATTGCATCCAATTTACGGCAATGTTGTTGCAATACTTGTTTGCTATTTCATTTTCTACCAATTCCTTGGTGTTTTTATCGCCGGCAATATAGTGGATATCACCGAGAAGAAAGGCATGCGCGTTTTTTATGAACCTGCAGTACGCCGTATTTGTGCAAATGTATTTCCGTCAGTCATAACTGTGGGAAACACAACTTATGCTTATCCCAATGGGACTTTTTCTGTGCCGGATCAAGCTGGTCTAATGGATGCGGAAATGACAAGCACGCCTGCTGATGATGTGAAATGGAATTTCTGGCCAAAAGCTGGAATTCTAGAATTTCTCGGCAATGCTTTAGTTGGTGACTATGGTGTTTTGACTCTTACAGTGACTTATCTAATTGGTTTGTTGATGCCGCTTGTCCTGGGCTTTTACTTGGGACTCTCTCTCTTAGAAGACTCTGGTTATCTGCCTAGGCTAGCAGTAATTGTTGATCGTCTGATGACAAAGATCGGGCTAAATGGTCGCGCTATTATTCCCCTTATTCTTGGTTTGGGTTGCGTGACAATGGCAACAATCACGACAAGACTTTTAACTACGCGCAGAGAAAAAATAATTGCAACTGCACTTCTTGGTGTGGCAATTCCCTGTTCAGCGCAACTTGGTGTTGTCTCCGGCACACTAGCCAAATCAGGAGGACCTATCGCCTGGTCAGTCTATGGAACAGTCGTCTTCGGCATTTTAGCTTTGACTGGTCTTTTGCTGAATATGGTGATGCCTGGTCAATCCGGTGCACTAGTAATTGACTTGCCACCAATGCGTCTGCCTCGTATGAGCAACGTATTGAAAAAGACATGGAAGAAGTCGTGGAATTTCTTCCGTGAGTCCGTGCCGATGTTTGCTTTAGCAGGACTGGTTGTTACGTTTGCGCAAGTCGCCGGATTATTGGATTGGTTTATCAATCTCTTGCAGCCGATTGTCGTCAATTGGTTGAAACTACCCAATGACCCGCGTATTGCTACGACGTTCATATTAGGAATCGTGCGCCGCGACTTCGCTGCCTTTGGCTTAACTGACGTCTCGTTAACAGCAGTGCAAGCAGTAGTCGCCATGATCGTTATTACGTTATTCGTGCCATGTATTGCCACAGTCGGCGTCATGATTAAGGAAAGAGGGCCGAAGGTAGCCCTGACTATTTGGGTAGGCTCCTGGTTATGTGCCTTTGCCATAGGCGGACTTTTGGCGGAAGTTTTGCCGACCATCTTTGCGTATTTTCACGCGTAG
- a CDS encoding metalloregulator ArsR/SmtB family transcription factor, which translates to MMTERRLVATELAKFFGALSNPLRVQIVEELRDRELTVNELQAALGVPHALVSQHLGVLRANRMVIERRQGKHVHYHLRHSQLADIIKQCLTFVSPDKVESARMLDAIELAANLWSQDAIQKSPPKGTRSRKDRQA; encoded by the coding sequence GTGATGACTGAAAGACGGCTGGTAGCCACTGAACTAGCGAAATTTTTTGGAGCGCTTTCAAACCCGCTTCGTGTACAGATTGTAGAAGAGTTGCGTGACCGCGAATTGACGGTTAATGAATTGCAAGCGGCTCTTGGAGTTCCTCACGCCCTGGTCTCACAGCATTTGGGTGTTTTGCGCGCCAATCGTATGGTTATTGAGCGGCGCCAAGGCAAACATGTTCACTATCACTTACGCCACAGCCAGCTGGCCGACATTATTAAACAGTGCCTGACTTTTGTAAGTCCGGATAAAGTTGAATCTGCCAGAATGCTTGATGCCATTGAATTAGCAGCCAACCTGTGGAGCCAGGATGCCATTCAAAAGAGCCCACCCAAAGGCACAAGAAGCCGTAAGGATAGACAGGCTTGA
- a CDS encoding metalloregulator ArsR/SmtB family transcription factor yields the protein MPYRILVAKELSELFGVLSHPIRIRIVEELGDGEMDVKTLVDIVNTSQSGVSQHLALLRTHRVVLERREGRNVYYRLRDESLANWVLDGLQFIEPDKQETREFHSAIKKAKSIWSQQ from the coding sequence ATGCCTTACAGGATACTAGTTGCTAAAGAACTAAGCGAGCTATTCGGCGTGCTGTCCCATCCAATTCGAATTCGCATAGTCGAGGAGTTAGGGGACGGAGAAATGGATGTTAAAACGCTTGTCGACATTGTCAACACAAGTCAGTCGGGCGTCTCTCAACATCTTGCACTCTTGCGCACACACCGGGTAGTACTGGAAAGACGGGAAGGACGAAATGTCTATTACCGTTTGCGGGATGAATCCTTAGCCAACTGGGTTTTGGACGGACTGCAATTTATTGAACCCGACAAACAGGAGACCAGGGAATTTCACTCAGCCATTAAAAAGGCCAAAAGCATCTGGTCACAACAGTAG
- a CDS encoding glycosyltransferase family 9 protein, translating into MGDNRGKPAMGQGFKNIAIIHPAAIGDVMFGTPVAGALKENFPDARLTYWTHESLFSLLELCPSIDAMTPFNRKAGIFAQRGQLAQFNADLIVDLVGSTRTKLITLFNKATVLTHNKRQFKQRTNLHIVDSLFSTLAPLKLNARKNKYPTLKTDKLSLQAISEPLYSTMAAGKQLVALVPSVGTLRPHRAWPVENWIALVEKLKTKPNVYPLLVGGKEDMEICQKISTAFDGQVISLAGNLSLPQTATVLASCSLVVSADTGPAHLAVAVGTPVIGIYGPTLPARNGPYTNIGQAIDNCSKCKCRNSKFCLLTPEPGPGACMQEIQCDTVWARVTETL; encoded by the coding sequence ATGGGCGACAACCGAGGCAAACCGGCTATGGGACAGGGATTTAAGAATATAGCGATTATACATCCAGCCGCTATCGGCGATGTCATGTTCGGAACGCCTGTGGCTGGCGCGCTCAAAGAAAACTTTCCCGATGCTCGCTTGACATACTGGACTCACGAGAGCCTGTTTAGCCTGCTTGAACTATGCCCGTCAATTGATGCGATGACACCATTCAATCGCAAGGCCGGAATATTTGCGCAGCGCGGTCAGTTGGCTCAATTCAACGCCGACTTAATTGTGGACTTAGTCGGTTCGACTCGCACAAAGTTGATAACGTTATTCAACAAAGCAACTGTCCTTACTCACAACAAGCGTCAATTCAAACAACGTACAAACTTACACATCGTTGATAGTTTGTTTTCAACACTCGCTCCATTAAAATTGAACGCTCGCAAAAATAAATATCCAACCCTTAAAACGGACAAGCTTTCCTTGCAAGCAATTTCAGAACCACTCTATTCAACCATGGCAGCAGGCAAACAGCTTGTTGCCTTGGTGCCGTCTGTAGGTACACTTCGTCCACATAGAGCGTGGCCCGTTGAAAATTGGATTGCATTAGTCGAGAAATTGAAAACGAAACCCAACGTCTATCCACTTTTAGTCGGCGGCAAGGAGGACATGGAAATCTGTCAAAAAATTTCTACCGCCTTCGATGGGCAAGTAATTTCATTAGCAGGAAATTTATCCCTTCCCCAAACTGCTACTGTTTTAGCTTCATGCAGTCTTGTTGTATCAGCCGACACAGGCCCTGCGCATTTAGCAGTTGCTGTCGGCACTCCTGTTATTGGAATATATGGACCCACCCTGCCTGCTCGCAATGGACCATATACAAATATCGGCCAAGCAATTGATAATTGCTCTAAATGCAAATGCCGGAATTCAAAGTTTTGCTTGCTGACTCCGGAGCCGGGACCAGGTGCCTGCATGCAAGAAATACAATGCGATACAGTGTGGGCAAGAGTTACGGAGACTCTTTAG
- a CDS encoding LysM peptidoglycan-binding domain-containing protein: MVINCDTEKTEREKLDFDSLPEFIREPYTSVKNSYTTAPARSERFYERYREDDSQLVKPNEYAASYPPTYGESSLGTKSAELETLWPGHHQNDMHHNEFLPPAKRSASMYLTVGFMAGAVVSLIVVWAISLFNHAEAPTVAQSTPSTPASKKIVVATTTNRAATPAPAVAPKLPTIALPTISVSKPTTPAVAQKPAEDVIPELIIPTQATYTVQNGDTLAGIVYKTYKRVSPRLLDTICKHNGMRSADVLELGQTLKLPHYRPIRIQVATRANSNM, encoded by the coding sequence ATGGTGATTAACTGCGATACAGAAAAAACAGAGCGCGAAAAACTAGATTTCGATTCTCTGCCGGAATTCATACGCGAGCCATACACCTCGGTGAAAAACTCTTACACGACTGCTCCTGCTCGTTCAGAGCGTTTCTACGAGCGCTATCGTGAAGATGATTCGCAACTGGTCAAACCAAACGAATACGCAGCCAGCTATCCACCTACATACGGTGAATCTTCTTTAGGCACCAAGTCGGCCGAATTAGAAACTCTCTGGCCTGGTCATCACCAAAATGACATGCACCACAACGAATTTCTGCCACCGGCTAAGCGCTCCGCCAGCATGTACCTCACTGTTGGTTTCATGGCAGGTGCTGTTGTTTCGTTGATTGTTGTTTGGGCAATTTCGCTCTTCAATCATGCAGAAGCGCCAACCGTTGCACAATCAACACCATCAACTCCTGCAAGCAAAAAAATTGTTGTTGCTACAACTACCAATAGAGCAGCTACACCAGCTCCCGCTGTAGCTCCCAAGCTGCCGACTATTGCGCTTCCAACAATTTCAGTCAGCAAGCCAACCACTCCGGCTGTTGCACAAAAGCCGGCAGAAGATGTAATTCCTGAACTCATTATTCCGACACAAGCAACTTACACCGTACAAAACGGCGATACGCTTGCAGGTATTGTCTACAAAACATACAAGCGCGTCAGCCCACGTTTGCTTGACACCATTTGCAAGCACAATGGCATGCGCAGCGCCGATGTTCTGGAATTAGGTCAGACACTTAAGCTTCCGCACTATCGTCCAATTCGCATTCAAGTTGCTACCCGCGCCAACAGTAACATGTAG
- a CDS encoding insulinase family protein: MLTLNIGIQKALAVLCVLCLAFIQTTSVALAETSEDNKTTAPAYLELPNGLKVILIETPAFPVVSCLMWYHTAASNDPLGKTGTAHVLEHLLFGNIGSFKKDDLASAIVRNGGQFNGYTSDDFITFFETLPSNKLELALKIESERMRNANFTEDDLRNAIEEVNDELDDKTKDPLDILSREVRSLAFVRHPYRNPSIGWKSDLDNLKVADVKEFYDHYFWPNNATLVIAGDIQKEAAQGMVKKYFGSIPISASPIPTVSIVEPAQRGERQVTMVHATKQDAIQIAYHCPGVDEEDAPAFVVLEQLLNATYSGRLKLKINPTTKLFTSAASYYEAHKDPSLFTLTCQANPGSNLKKLLEGLDLIINQLKTQLVSESDLKRARLLAEFAFHNECDSPYELGFHTGFFDVISNKRTAKDWAIRLHSVSSGDLQRVARLYLVPENRVIGYLESPVAPKSVPNKAVQESPKPATKSEPRIPNSKPLDHVPLMGFKINDMALHPIKRLRAATSDKPAAEQEPDTSEVKSSVEKTEPRKPRIYERITPRRTYLRPKSAPVKATTPPPTEKAPAMSTPAPITTDVSPDAIPVPPAEPAKPKMPAVTENWLNRLKYKTLSNGLRIAVLESHISPIVQIRGAVRAGEIYDPNNKKGLAEVVAESLNYGSTKHNQQQLRIAQEDLGLQPNSMLRFDCQTETIEFETACLSNNLSSQLAIVAESLITPSFLELDVEKAKQDVISLVRQNEGSLPSRIERTAMRNLIAANTAYYPEDPLSLVRTIPTYRSADVKAFHKEHITPNQTVIVFAGDTTLDEASTLVERMFQPWSSVKSAAKPLVKPASRRVLRTTIPTTEKDDARICLAKLLEFSEGNSDYPYLLLADCALASHPLISRLVLALSKDTKLGQIVNSGTLESKLDPLSDATAWSLSVSVPAQAAAQLVTTVRSEIDTFSKGPLGPMELSECKRYLLGSIPVRSMSSMSTMASTICESLIQDCEPNYVSQLLATIRSANVDTVGKFIRTNFKPNQATLIMTGNSDAIKAVSAATKVVNN, encoded by the coding sequence ATGCTCACTTTGAACATCGGCATTCAAAAAGCGCTCGCAGTACTGTGCGTTTTGTGTTTGGCATTCATTCAGACAACATCTGTTGCACTGGCTGAGACTTCTGAAGACAACAAAACAACCGCACCGGCATATTTAGAATTACCAAACGGACTCAAAGTCATTTTGATTGAGACACCGGCGTTTCCGGTTGTTTCATGCTTGATGTGGTATCACACAGCAGCAAGCAACGATCCATTAGGCAAAACAGGGACCGCCCACGTTTTAGAACACCTACTATTCGGCAATATCGGTAGTTTCAAGAAAGACGACCTAGCTTCAGCAATTGTGCGCAATGGTGGGCAATTCAACGGCTACACATCAGACGACTTCATTACCTTTTTCGAGACTCTGCCATCCAACAAATTAGAGTTGGCGCTGAAGATTGAGTCAGAGCGCATGCGCAACGCTAATTTCACCGAAGACGACCTACGCAATGCCATTGAAGAAGTCAACGATGAGCTTGACGACAAAACCAAAGACCCCCTAGATATTCTCTCAAGAGAAGTGCGGTCACTGGCTTTCGTGAGGCACCCATATCGCAATCCTTCGATTGGCTGGAAGTCTGACCTGGATAATTTGAAAGTTGCCGACGTAAAAGAATTCTATGACCACTATTTCTGGCCCAATAATGCCACTCTGGTAATTGCCGGTGATATTCAGAAAGAAGCAGCCCAGGGGATGGTCAAAAAGTATTTTGGCAGCATACCGATTTCAGCAAGCCCGATCCCAACAGTCTCCATTGTAGAGCCGGCTCAACGCGGCGAGCGCCAAGTAACGATGGTGCACGCAACAAAGCAAGACGCTATTCAGATTGCTTATCACTGCCCAGGTGTTGATGAAGAAGACGCTCCGGCTTTCGTCGTACTTGAGCAATTGCTCAACGCGACCTATTCCGGACGCCTAAAGTTAAAAATCAATCCGACAACCAAGCTATTCACATCTGCAGCTTCTTACTACGAAGCTCACAAAGATCCCAGCTTGTTTACATTGACTTGCCAGGCAAATCCCGGCAGCAATTTGAAGAAACTGCTTGAAGGCTTAGATCTGATAATCAATCAGCTGAAGACACAACTTGTGTCGGAGAGCGATTTGAAGCGCGCGCGACTATTGGCAGAATTTGCATTTCATAATGAATGTGACAGCCCTTACGAGCTAGGTTTTCACACTGGCTTCTTTGATGTTATTTCCAACAAGCGCACAGCAAAAGACTGGGCTATTCGCTTGCATTCAGTTTCATCAGGAGACCTGCAACGCGTTGCTCGTCTATATTTGGTTCCAGAAAATCGTGTAATTGGTTATTTGGAGTCGCCGGTAGCTCCGAAATCTGTGCCGAATAAAGCTGTTCAAGAAAGTCCCAAGCCAGCTACAAAGTCAGAGCCGAGAATACCCAACTCCAAGCCTCTCGATCATGTCCCGCTTATGGGCTTCAAGATTAACGATATGGCGCTGCATCCCATCAAAAGGTTGAGAGCAGCCACATCAGACAAACCAGCGGCAGAGCAAGAGCCGGATACATCTGAAGTCAAGTCTTCGGTCGAAAAAACCGAACCGCGTAAGCCGCGCATCTACGAACGCATTACTCCAAGAAGAACATATCTAAGACCCAAATCAGCTCCGGTAAAAGCGACAACGCCTCCACCAACAGAAAAGGCACCAGCGATGTCGACACCGGCACCAATTACGACCGACGTATCGCCGGATGCAATACCTGTGCCACCTGCTGAACCGGCAAAACCAAAGATGCCGGCGGTTACAGAAAACTGGCTCAACCGTCTGAAGTACAAGACTTTGTCCAACGGATTGCGAATTGCAGTTTTGGAAAGTCATATCAGCCCGATTGTACAAATCCGTGGCGCCGTTCGCGCAGGCGAAATTTATGATCCGAACAACAAAAAAGGTCTGGCCGAAGTTGTAGCTGAATCACTCAACTATGGCAGCACAAAACACAACCAACAACAGTTGAGAATTGCTCAAGAAGATCTTGGACTACAACCAAATTCAATGCTGCGCTTTGACTGCCAGACAGAAACAATCGAGTTTGAAACAGCTTGCTTGTCCAACAATTTGTCATCACAACTGGCAATTGTTGCTGAATCCCTCATTACGCCGTCTTTCCTTGAATTGGATGTAGAGAAAGCAAAGCAAGACGTAATTAGCTTGGTTCGCCAAAATGAAGGTTCTCTGCCGTCAAGAATTGAACGCACGGCAATGCGCAATTTGATAGCCGCAAATACGGCCTATTACCCGGAAGATCCCCTGTCTCTCGTGCGCACGATACCGACATATAGATCCGCCGATGTTAAAGCGTTCCACAAAGAGCACATAACACCTAATCAAACTGTCATTGTTTTTGCCGGTGATACCACTCTGGATGAAGCAAGTACGTTGGTTGAGCGCATGTTCCAACCATGGTCATCGGTGAAGTCCGCAGCCAAGCCTCTGGTCAAACCGGCAAGTCGTCGCGTTCTGAGGACGACAATACCGACGACTGAAAAAGATGATGCTCGGATTTGTTTGGCAAAATTGCTGGAGTTTTCCGAGGGAAATAGTGATTATCCATATTTGCTTTTAGCCGATTGCGCGCTCGCTAGCCATCCACTGATATCACGTTTGGTTTTGGCGTTGAGCAAAGACACGAAGTTGGGACAAATCGTCAATTCCGGAACTCTGGAATCCAAACTTGATCCGTTGTCGGATGCCACTGCCTGGTCGCTATCAGTTTCGGTACCAGCGCAAGCCGCAGCTCAGCTGGTAACGACAGTAAGAAGTGAGATAGATACTTTCTCCAAAGGTCCATTAGGTCCAATGGAATTAAGCGAGTGCAAGCGCTATTTGTTGGGCTCTATACCGGTGCGCTCGATGAGCAGCATGTCCACAATGGCTTCCACTATTTGCGAGAGCCTAATTCAAGACTGCGAACCGAACTACGTCAGTCAATTACTTGCCACCATTCGCTCGGCAAATGTAGATACAGTCGGCAAATTCATTCGCACTAACTTCAAACCAAATCAAGCGACATTGATAATGACAGGCAATAGTGACGCTATCAAAGCGGTAAGCGCAGCCACAAAAGTTGTCAATAATTAA
- a CDS encoding carbonic anhydrase — protein MHKLIQGLHHFQSYVFESRKSLFERLDKGQHPEVLFITCSDSRIDPNLITNTDPGDLFVLRNAGNIIPPYGAINSGEAATIEFAVSALKVKDIIVCGHSSCGAIKGLLEPQLLEDLPTVKSWLSHAEATRRIIKENYGDLDEDKKLNVAIQENVLVQIENLRTHPSVASRLSGGHLRIHAWTYKFQTGEVFSYSENGQFLPATEVVNEIDKSRPRLTSASA, from the coding sequence ATGCATAAGCTTATTCAGGGACTGCATCACTTTCAATCTTATGTTTTCGAATCACGAAAATCCTTATTTGAACGACTAGACAAAGGGCAACATCCGGAAGTCCTCTTTATCACTTGCTCCGACTCAAGGATTGATCCCAACTTAATCACCAACACCGACCCCGGTGACTTATTTGTCCTACGCAATGCCGGCAACATCATTCCACCATACGGTGCAATCAACAGCGGTGAAGCTGCCACTATTGAATTCGCCGTATCCGCACTTAAGGTAAAAGACATTATTGTTTGCGGACATTCATCATGCGGTGCTATTAAAGGACTTCTTGAGCCACAGCTACTGGAGGACCTGCCTACGGTCAAATCGTGGCTTTCGCACGCGGAGGCAACCAGACGTATCATAAAAGAGAATTATGGCGACTTGGATGAAGATAAAAAATTGAACGTTGCCATTCAAGAAAATGTGCTTGTTCAAATTGAAAATTTACGCACACACCCATCAGTAGCTTCGCGTTTATCAGGTGGACACTTACGCATCCACGCATGGACATACAAATTTCAAACTGGAGAAGTTTTCAGCTACAGCGAAAATGGACAGTTCTTGCCGGCAACGGAGGTTGTAAATGAAATCGACAAATCAAGACCAAGGCTTACTAGCGCAAGTGCTTGA